A genomic window from Streptomyces sp. NBC_01429 includes:
- the serB gene encoding phosphoserine phosphatase SerB, whose translation MSASQPPRTADVPTLLVKIFGKDRPGITAGLFDTLAAYSVDVIDIEQVVTRGRIVLCALITAPTAEGTSEGALRATVHSWTDSLRLQAEIISGTGDNRPRGSGRSHVTVLGNPLTADSTAAIAASITATGGNIDRIFRLAKYPVTAVEFAVSGVETEPLRTALATAGAEIGVDVAVISAGLHRRAQRLVVMDVDSTLIQDEVIEMFAAHAGCEDEVAEVTARAMRGELDFEQSLHARVALLAGLDASVVEKVRAEVRLTPGARTLVRTLKRLGYQVGVVSGGFTQVTDALQDQLGLDFASANTLEIVDGKLTGRVIGEIVDRAGKARLLRRFAAEAGVPLAQTVAIGDGANDLDMLNAAGLGVAFNAKPVVREAAHTAVNVPFLDTVLYLLGITREEVEAADGEDG comes from the coding sequence ATGAGCGCATCTCAGCCACCCCGGACCGCCGATGTCCCCACTCTTCTGGTCAAGATCTTCGGGAAGGACCGTCCCGGGATCACCGCAGGACTCTTCGACACCCTCGCCGCCTACTCCGTCGATGTGATCGACATCGAGCAGGTCGTCACCCGCGGCCGTATCGTGCTGTGCGCGCTGATCACCGCGCCGACCGCGGAGGGTACGAGCGAGGGCGCGCTGCGGGCGACCGTGCACAGCTGGACCGACTCGCTCAGACTCCAGGCCGAGATCATCTCCGGCACCGGTGACAACCGGCCGCGCGGCAGCGGCCGTTCCCATGTCACGGTGCTCGGGAATCCGCTCACCGCCGATTCGACGGCCGCCATAGCGGCCAGCATCACCGCCACGGGCGGCAATATCGACCGGATCTTCCGGCTCGCGAAGTACCCGGTCACCGCCGTGGAGTTCGCGGTGTCCGGTGTGGAGACCGAACCCCTGCGTACGGCGCTGGCCACGGCGGGCGCCGAGATCGGCGTCGATGTCGCGGTCATCTCGGCCGGACTGCACCGGCGGGCCCAGCGGCTCGTGGTGATGGACGTGGACTCGACCCTCATCCAGGACGAGGTCATCGAGATGTTCGCGGCGCACGCCGGCTGCGAGGACGAGGTGGCCGAGGTCACCGCCAGGGCCATGCGCGGCGAGCTGGACTTCGAGCAGTCCCTGCACGCCCGGGTGGCGCTGCTCGCCGGGCTCGACGCGTCGGTGGTGGAGAAGGTGCGCGCCGAGGTCCGGCTGACGCCCGGGGCCCGCACCCTGGTCCGCACGCTCAAGCGCCTGGGCTACCAGGTGGGCGTCGTGTCCGGTGGGTTCACCCAGGTCACCGACGCGCTCCAGGATCAACTGGGGCTGGATTTCGCCTCCGCCAACACGCTGGAGATCGTGGACGGGAAGCTCACGGGCCGGGTGATCGGCGAGATCGTCGACCGGGCCGGCAAGGCCCGGCTGCTGCGCAGGTTCGCGGCCGAGGCGGGAGTGCCGCTGGCGCAGACGGTCGCGATCGGTGACGGGGCCAACGATCTGGACATGCTGAACGCGGCGGGGCTGGGCGTGGCCTTCAACGCCAAGCCGGTGGTCCGCGAGGCGGCTCACACGGCGGTGAACGTACCGTTCCTCGACACGGTGCTGTATCTGCTGGGCATCACCCGCGAAGAGGTCGAGGCGGCGGACGGCGAGGACGGCTGA
- a CDS encoding ABC transporter ATP-binding protein/permease, which translates to MGRGVPELVLELNGRTWTLDPSRSYTLGRDPQGDLVIDDARVSWRHATISWAGRGWVIEDHGSTNGTYVEGRRVQRLEIGAGSSVHLGNATDGPRVSLTGGGAGQAAGGAAYSGQGAAPQQAAQAAQPQQPQRQAAPGWASQQQAPVQQQPPAQQQGWQQPQQQAPRQGQFPHQQDGGSGDHSRRENPGSPGPGPGGAAAAGAAAAAPAYGDRSPTTFHQFSLGRVMRIGRALENELVVSDLQVSRLHAEFTATPDGRFEIRDLGSHNGTYVNGQPIAKSGTVHLGASDIVGVGHSTFRLVGDRLEEFVDTGEVSFSARHLTVTVDGGKQILKDVSFGVPEKSLIAVIGPSGSGKSTLLKALTGYRPADQGDVLYDNRNLYKQFAELRQRIGLVPQDDILHKELTVKKALKYAARLRFPGDTAEAEREARIGEVLGELKLDIHKDKKITSLSGGQRKRVSVALELLTKPSLIFLDEPTSGLDPGMDRDVMQLLRGLADDGRTVLVVTHSVAELAICDKLLVMAPGGSVAYFGPPEEALNFFGYTSWADVFSAFENYRDYDWAGRWRGSQHYQMYAADIDAVAAQSVHMPPAQQMRAPKAQSWGSQLWTLIRRYVSVIASDKGFMALLVALPAVLGVVSTVIPAKFGLGPPELPSRFNSGAGTIMLVLTVGMCFTGAANSVRELIKERVIYERERATGLSRSAYLMSKVITLGVITALQGVIICGIGFFPRALPAEGLIMPPAVEMCLVVIALGVTSMMFGLVISSLVKTSEKTMPLLVMFAIVQVVFTGVLFQLFDSPGLEQFAWLMPSRWAIAGAGTTLDLAHLMAPWDIDNPTNLDPLWDHSAAQWLMNISVLLLMAAVLGFVVSRLLRRHEPEVMRK; encoded by the coding sequence GTGGGGCGTGGAGTGCCGGAACTCGTACTTGAATTGAACGGAAGAACCTGGACGCTCGATCCGTCCAGGTCGTACACCCTCGGACGTGATCCGCAGGGTGATCTGGTGATCGATGACGCCAGGGTCTCGTGGCGGCACGCCACCATCAGCTGGGCCGGGCGGGGTTGGGTCATCGAGGACCACGGCTCCACCAACGGCACCTATGTCGAGGGCCGTCGGGTCCAGCGGCTGGAGATCGGCGCGGGCTCGTCCGTGCACCTCGGGAACGCCACCGACGGGCCCCGGGTGAGCCTCACCGGGGGAGGGGCCGGCCAGGCCGCCGGCGGCGCGGCGTACAGCGGTCAGGGAGCCGCGCCCCAGCAGGCGGCGCAGGCGGCGCAGCCCCAGCAGCCCCAGCGTCAGGCCGCCCCCGGCTGGGCGTCCCAGCAGCAGGCCCCCGTCCAGCAACAGCCCCCCGCCCAGCAGCAGGGATGGCAGCAGCCGCAGCAGCAGGCTCCGCGACAGGGCCAGTTCCCGCACCAGCAGGACGGCGGCTCCGGCGACCACTCCCGGCGCGAGAACCCCGGCAGCCCCGGCCCCGGCCCCGGCGGCGCGGCGGCGGCCGGCGCCGCGGCAGCCGCACCGGCGTACGGCGACCGCAGCCCGACCACCTTCCACCAGTTCTCGCTGGGCCGTGTCATGCGCATCGGCCGCGCGCTGGAGAACGAACTGGTCGTCTCCGACCTCCAGGTCTCCCGCCTGCACGCCGAGTTCACGGCGACCCCCGACGGCCGTTTCGAGATCCGCGACCTCGGGTCCCACAACGGCACGTACGTCAACGGCCAGCCGATCGCCAAGTCCGGCACCGTCCACCTCGGCGCCAGCGACATCGTCGGCGTCGGGCACTCGACCTTCCGGCTCGTCGGCGACCGGCTGGAGGAGTTCGTCGACACCGGCGAGGTGTCCTTCTCCGCCCGCCACCTGACGGTGACGGTCGACGGCGGCAAGCAGATCCTCAAGGACGTCTCCTTCGGCGTCCCCGAGAAGTCCCTGATCGCGGTCATCGGCCCGTCGGGCTCCGGCAAGTCCACTCTGCTCAAGGCGCTCACCGGCTACCGCCCCGCCGACCAGGGCGATGTCCTCTACGACAACCGGAATCTCTACAAGCAGTTCGCCGAGCTGCGTCAGCGCATCGGTCTGGTCCCGCAGGACGACATCCTGCACAAGGAGCTGACCGTCAAGAAGGCCCTCAAGTACGCGGCCAGGCTCCGCTTCCCCGGCGACACCGCCGAGGCCGAGCGCGAGGCCCGGATCGGTGAGGTGCTGGGCGAGCTGAAGCTCGACATCCACAAGGACAAGAAGATCACCTCGCTCTCGGGTGGTCAGCGCAAGCGCGTCTCCGTCGCCCTGGAGCTGCTCACCAAGCCGTCGCTGATCTTCCTGGACGAGCCGACATCCGGCCTCGACCCGGGCATGGACCGCGACGTCATGCAGCTGCTGCGCGGCCTGGCCGACGACGGCCGTACGGTCCTGGTCGTCACCCACTCCGTGGCCGAGCTGGCGATCTGCGACAAGCTGCTGGTCATGGCCCCCGGCGGCTCCGTGGCGTACTTCGGCCCGCCGGAGGAGGCGCTCAACTTCTTCGGCTACACCAGCTGGGCCGATGTCTTCTCGGCCTTCGAGAACTACCGCGACTACGACTGGGCGGGCCGCTGGCGCGGCTCGCAGCACTACCAGATGTACGCGGCGGACATCGACGCCGTCGCCGCGCAGTCCGTCCACATGCCGCCGGCGCAGCAGATGCGCGCGCCCAAGGCGCAGAGCTGGGGCTCCCAGCTCTGGACGCTGATCCGCCGCTACGTCTCGGTGATCGCGTCCGACAAGGGGTTCATGGCGCTGCTGGTGGCCCTGCCCGCCGTGCTCGGCGTGGTCAGCACCGTCATCCCCGCCAAGTTCGGGCTCGGCCCGCCCGAGCTGCCCTCCCGCTTCAACAGCGGCGCGGGCACGATCATGCTGGTCCTCACGGTCGGTATGTGCTTCACCGGCGCGGCCAACTCCGTACGTGAACTGATCAAGGAACGGGTGATCTACGAACGGGAACGGGCCACCGGGCTGTCCCGCTCCGCCTATCTGATGTCGAAGGTGATCACACTCGGTGTGATCACGGCTCTCCAGGGCGTCATCATCTGCGGGATCGGCTTCTTCCCGCGCGCCCTGCCCGCCGAGGGCCTGATCATGCCGCCGGCCGTCGAGATGTGCCTCGTCGTGATCGCTCTGGGCGTCACCTCGATGATGTTCGGCCTGGTCATCTCCTCGCTGGTGAAGACCTCCGAGAAGACCATGCCGCTGCTGGTCATGTTCGCCATCGTCCAGGTCGTCTTCACCGGCGTCCTCTTCCAGCTGTTCGACTCACCGGGCCTGGAGCAGTTCGCCTGGCTGATGCCGTCCCGCTGGGCCATCGCGGGCGCGGGCACGACGCTGGACCTCGCGCACCTCATGGCGCCCTGGGACATCGACAACCCCACCAACCTGGACCCGCTGTGGGACCACTCGGCGGCCCAGTGGCTGATGAACATCTCGGTCCTGCTCCTCATGGCGGCCGTCCTCGGCTTCGTGGTGTCGCGGCTGCTGCGCCGCCACGAGCCCGAGGTCATGCGCAAGTAG
- a CDS encoding transglycosylase SLT domain-containing protein, producing MFSSRTPGLSRLNKTQRASMAGVAAAGVAAVTFSLVPGNGGSAEAGSTSQSKPASASQVAWSSTTDGSQASAVHAIIAKQHTSAVSSAAKAPASDKTKAEADAKAKAAAKAKAEAKAKADAKKRAKTAASRSATRKPVYANNLDGWIRESLAIMKKHGIPGSYNGIHRNIIRESSGNPKAINLWDINAQNGIPSKGLLQVIPPTFKTYHVKGTPNDIYNPVSNIVAACNYAADKYGSMDNVNSAY from the coding sequence ATGTTCTCGTCACGCACCCCTGGCCTCAGTCGCCTGAACAAGACCCAGAGGGCTTCCATGGCCGGCGTCGCCGCCGCCGGAGTCGCCGCGGTCACGTTCTCGCTGGTTCCCGGCAACGGCGGCTCCGCCGAGGCCGGCTCCACGTCCCAGTCGAAGCCCGCGTCCGCCTCCCAGGTGGCGTGGAGCTCGACCACGGACGGCTCCCAGGCATCTGCCGTGCACGCGATCATCGCCAAGCAGCACACCAGCGCCGTCAGCAGCGCCGCCAAGGCTCCCGCCTCGGACAAGACCAAGGCCGAAGCCGACGCGAAGGCGAAGGCCGCCGCCAAGGCCAAGGCCGAGGCGAAGGCCAAGGCCGACGCGAAGAAGCGCGCCAAGACGGCCGCGAGCCGGTCCGCCACCCGTAAGCCCGTCTACGCGAACAACCTGGACGGCTGGATCCGCGAGTCGCTGGCGATCATGAAGAAGCACGGCATCCCCGGCTCCTACAACGGCATCCACCGCAACATCATCCGCGAGTCGAGCGGTAACCCGAAGGCGATCAACCTCTGGGACATCAACGCCCAGAACGGCATCCCCTCGAAGGGCCTGCTCCAGGTCATACCGCCGACCTTCAAGACGTACCACGTCAAGGGCACGCCGAACGACATCTACAACCCGGTCTCCAACATCGTGGCCGCGTGCAACTACGCCGCGGACAAGTACGGATCGATGGACAACGTCAACAGCGCCTACTGA
- a CDS encoding S-adenosylmethionine:tRNA ribosyltransferase-isomerase, translating into MTALAELTVPEELSARVPAEQRGSGRDDVRLLVSRGTRVSHHVFRQLPELLRAGDVLVVNTSATLPAAVSGRLGRARVVVHFSTRGDDGRWAVELRTPRAGEAAGTTLPRPGGPAGAFVTLPGGRRLVLEEPLAPDGARLWWARVSCDVPELLRRYGRPIRYGYTERDQPLCVYQSVFALPVSDGSGSAEMPSASRPFTAGLVTELVSRGVLFAPLTLHTGVASTEAHEPPYPERFEVPETTARLVNAARAGGGRVIAVGTTAVRALESAAVAGGDVRAAGGWTDLVVTPGRGVRAVDGLLTGLHEPRASHLLMLEAIAGRAALARGYGEALRRLYLWHEFGDVHLLLPQENAHTSHC; encoded by the coding sequence GTGACCGCCCTGGCGGAGCTGACGGTGCCCGAGGAGCTGTCGGCCCGGGTGCCCGCCGAGCAGCGCGGCAGCGGCAGGGACGACGTACGGCTGCTGGTCTCCCGGGGCACGCGGGTGTCGCACCACGTGTTCCGGCAGCTGCCGGAGCTGCTGCGGGCCGGGGACGTGCTGGTGGTCAACACCTCGGCCACGCTGCCCGCCGCGGTCAGCGGGCGGCTGGGCCGGGCACGGGTCGTCGTGCACTTCTCGACGCGCGGTGACGACGGCCGGTGGGCGGTCGAGCTGCGCACGCCGCGCGCCGGTGAGGCGGCGGGCACCACCCTGCCCCGCCCCGGCGGTCCGGCGGGGGCGTTCGTGACGCTGCCGGGCGGGCGGCGGCTCGTACTGGAGGAGCCCCTGGCCCCCGACGGGGCCCGGCTGTGGTGGGCGAGGGTCTCCTGCGACGTGCCGGAGCTGCTGCGCCGGTACGGGCGGCCCATCCGGTACGGGTACACGGAGCGCGACCAGCCGCTCTGCGTCTACCAGAGCGTGTTCGCGCTGCCCGTTTCCGACGGCTCGGGCTCCGCCGAGATGCCGAGCGCCTCGCGGCCCTTCACGGCGGGGCTGGTCACGGAGCTGGTGAGCCGCGGGGTGCTGTTCGCGCCGCTGACGCTGCACACGGGGGTGGCGTCGACCGAGGCGCACGAGCCGCCGTACCCGGAGCGCTTCGAGGTGCCGGAGACCACGGCCCGGCTGGTGAACGCGGCCAGGGCGGGCGGCGGGCGGGTGATCGCGGTCGGTACGACGGCGGTACGGGCCCTGGAGTCGGCGGCGGTCGCCGGCGGGGACGTACGGGCGGCCGGGGGCTGGACGGACCTGGTGGTGACACCGGGGCGCGGGGTGCGGGCCGTGGACGGGCTGCTGACCGGGCTGCACGAGCCCCGTGCCTCGCACCTGCTGATGCTGGAGGCCATCGCCGGGAGGGCGGCGCTGGCCCGTGGATACGGGGAAGCGCTGCGGCGGCTCTACCTCTGGCACGAGTTCGGGGACGTCCATCTCCTCCTCCCGCAGGAAAACGCTCACACTTCGCATTGCTGA
- a CDS encoding SDR family NAD(P)-dependent oxidoreductase yields the protein MPVAIITGASKGLGRALAAGLAERGWDLVLDARTAPVLEETARALGARGTGVVALAGDVRDAAHRAELVAAAAGLGGLDLVVSNASALGAEPLVRLDALPLDGLRAALETNVVAALGLVQEALPLLRASAAGAVVAVSSDAAAEAYETWGGYGASKAALDHLAAVLSVEEPGLRVWTVDPGDMGTDLYAAAVPDDPEPRPVPESVVPGFLRLLERRPPSGRYAAPALTGVTR from the coding sequence ATGCCGGTGGCGATCATCACGGGGGCGTCGAAAGGTCTGGGGCGCGCGCTGGCCGCGGGGCTGGCCGAGCGGGGCTGGGATCTGGTGCTGGACGCCAGGACCGCGCCCGTACTGGAGGAGACGGCCCGCGCGCTCGGGGCGCGCGGGACCGGGGTGGTCGCGCTCGCCGGGGATGTGAGGGACGCCGCGCACCGGGCGGAGCTGGTCGCGGCGGCGGCCGGGCTCGGCGGGCTCGATCTGGTGGTGAGCAACGCCAGCGCGCTGGGGGCCGAGCCGCTCGTACGGCTGGACGCGCTCCCGCTGGACGGGCTGCGGGCGGCGCTGGAGACCAATGTGGTGGCGGCGCTGGGCCTGGTGCAGGAGGCGCTGCCGCTGCTGCGGGCGAGCGCGGCGGGCGCGGTGGTCGCCGTCAGTTCCGACGCGGCGGCTGAGGCGTACGAGACCTGGGGCGGGTACGGGGCGTCCAAGGCGGCGCTGGACCATCTCGCGGCGGTGCTCTCGGTCGAGGAGCCGGGGCTGCGGGTGTGGACGGTCGACCCGGGGGACATGGGGACGGATCTGTACGCGGCGGCCGTGCCGGACGACCCGGAGCCGCGTCCTGTGCCGGAGTCGGTGGTGCCGGGCTTCCTGCGGCTGCTGGAGCGGCGCCCGCCGAGCGGACGGTACGCGGCTCCGGCGCTGACGGGGGTGACGAGGTGA
- a CDS encoding GAF domain-containing sensor histidine kinase: MSHRPSSGLAAVSTALLAMSRHLEVHDVLKTIVASARELLDAEYAALGVPDDHGGFAQFVVDGVSDEQWKAIGPLPRQHGILAAMLHEKKPERLADVRQDPRFEGWPNAHPDMSDFLGVPVRDGDATIAALFLANKRCPKPHGGCGFTEEDEELLTILAQHAAIALTNARLYERSRELTIVEERSRLAHELHDAVSQKLFSLRLTAQAAAALVDRDPARAKGELQQVAALAAEAADELRAAVVELRPAALDEDGLVATLRTQIQVLDRAHSARVTFDSSGVRALPAAQEEALLRVAQEALHNALRHSGGERVDVTLARRGQGAVLSVTDNGAGFEPRTVRRAGRHLGLVSMRDRASGVGGRLRVRSAPGRGTTIEMEVPGG, translated from the coding sequence ATGAGCCATCGCCCCAGCTCCGGCCTCGCGGCCGTGAGCACCGCGCTCCTCGCGATGAGCCGGCACCTGGAGGTCCACGACGTCCTCAAGACGATCGTCGCCTCGGCCCGCGAACTCCTCGACGCCGAGTACGCGGCGCTCGGTGTGCCCGACGACCACGGAGGGTTCGCCCAGTTCGTCGTGGACGGGGTCAGCGACGAACAGTGGAAGGCCATCGGCCCGCTCCCGCGCCAGCACGGCATCCTCGCCGCGATGCTCCACGAGAAGAAGCCCGAGCGCCTCGCCGACGTACGCCAGGACCCCCGCTTCGAGGGCTGGCCGAACGCCCACCCCGACATGTCGGACTTCCTGGGCGTGCCCGTCAGGGACGGCGACGCGACCATCGCCGCGCTCTTCCTCGCCAACAAGCGCTGCCCCAAGCCGCACGGCGGCTGCGGATTCACCGAGGAGGACGAGGAGCTCCTCACGATCCTCGCCCAGCACGCCGCCATCGCCCTCACCAACGCCCGGCTCTACGAGCGCAGCCGCGAGCTGACCATCGTCGAGGAACGCTCACGGCTCGCCCACGAGCTGCACGACGCCGTCAGCCAGAAGCTGTTCTCCCTGCGGCTGACCGCCCAGGCCGCCGCCGCCCTGGTCGACCGCGACCCCGCCCGCGCCAAGGGCGAACTCCAGCAGGTCGCCGCGCTGGCCGCCGAGGCCGCCGACGAGCTGCGCGCCGCCGTGGTCGAGCTGCGCCCCGCCGCCCTCGACGAGGACGGCCTCGTCGCCACGCTCCGCACCCAGATCCAGGTCCTGGACCGCGCGCACTCGGCCCGGGTCACCTTCGACAGCTCGGGGGTACGGGCCCTGCCGGCCGCCCAGGAGGAGGCGCTGCTGCGCGTCGCGCAGGAGGCCCTGCACAACGCGCTGCGCCACTCCGGCGGCGAGCGGGTCGACGTCACCCTCGCCCGGCGCGGCCAGGGCGCGGTGCTCAGCGTCACCGACAACGGAGCGGGCTTCGAACCCCGCACGGTCCGCAGGGCCGGCCGTCATCTGGGCCTGGTCTCGATGCGGGACCGGGCGAGCGGCGTGGGCGGCAGACTCAGAGTGCGATCGGCGCCCGGCCGGGGCACCACGATCGAGATGGAGGTGCCCGGTGGCTGA
- a CDS encoding response regulator transcription factor has product MADKKIRVVLVDDHQVVRRGLRTFLEIQEDIEVVGEASDGAGGVARTEELRPDVVLMDIKMPGTDGIQALRKLRELQNPARVLIVTSFTEQRTVVPALRAGAFGYVYKDVDPEALAGAIRSVHAGHVLLQPEVAGALLAQDDPAGGGQGRGTSLTEREREVLGLIADGRSNREIARALVLSEKTVKTHVSNILMKLDLSDRTQAALWAVRHGLTD; this is encoded by the coding sequence GTGGCTGACAAGAAGATCCGCGTGGTGCTGGTCGACGACCACCAGGTGGTCCGGCGGGGACTGCGGACGTTCCTGGAGATCCAGGAGGACATAGAGGTCGTGGGCGAGGCGTCCGACGGCGCCGGGGGCGTCGCCCGCACCGAGGAGCTGCGCCCCGATGTCGTCCTGATGGACATCAAGATGCCCGGCACCGACGGCATCCAGGCGCTGCGCAAGCTCCGGGAACTCCAGAACCCGGCCCGGGTCCTGATCGTCACCAGCTTCACCGAGCAGCGCACCGTCGTCCCCGCGCTGCGCGCCGGGGCGTTCGGTTACGTATACAAGGACGTCGACCCCGAGGCGCTGGCCGGCGCGATCCGCTCCGTGCACGCGGGCCACGTCCTGCTCCAGCCGGAGGTCGCGGGCGCGCTGCTGGCGCAGGACGATCCGGCCGGCGGCGGCCAGGGCCGGGGGACCTCGCTCACCGAGCGGGAGCGCGAGGTGCTCGGGCTGATCGCGGACGGGCGCTCCAACCGGGAGATCGCCCGTGCGCTGGTGCTCTCGGAGAAGACCGTCAAGACGCACGTGTCGAACATCCTGATGAAACTGGACCTCTCGGACCGCACGCAGGCGGCGCTGTGGGCCGTACGGCACGGGCTGACGGACTGA
- a CDS encoding chaplin, with protein MKVAKKAALVIVTAGLAAGASAGAAFATTGGAHADGQAVHSPGVGSGNAVQVPVHIPVNLTGNTVNVIGLLNPAFGNGSTNF; from the coding sequence ATGAAGGTTGCCAAGAAGGCCGCCCTGGTCATCGTCACCGCCGGTCTCGCGGCGGGCGCCTCCGCCGGTGCCGCGTTCGCCACCACCGGCGGCGCCCACGCCGACGGCCAGGCCGTGCACTCCCCGGGCGTCGGCTCCGGCAACGCGGTCCAGGTCCCGGTGCACATCCCCGTCAACCTCACCGGCAACACGGTCAACGTGATCGGCCTGCTGAACCCGGCGTTCGGCAACGGCTCCACCAATTTCTAA
- a CDS encoding ABC transporter ATP-binding protein has protein sequence MSDVLELVDVSVVRDGRALVDDVSWSVKEGERWVILGPNGAGKTTLLNLASSYLFPTTGDVTILGERLGKVDVFDLRPRIGMAGIAMSEKLPKRQTVLQTVLTAAYGMTATWNEDYDAVDEQRARAFLDRLGMTEFLDRRFGTLSEGERKRTLIARAMMTDPELLLLDEPAAGLDLGGREDLVRRLGRLARDPYAPSMIMVTHHVEEIAPGFTHVLMIRQGKVLAAGPMETELTSRNLSLCFGLPLLVERNGERWTAHGLPLG, from the coding sequence ATGAGCGATGTACTGGAGCTGGTGGACGTATCCGTGGTCCGCGACGGACGCGCTCTGGTGGACGATGTCTCCTGGTCGGTGAAGGAGGGGGAGCGCTGGGTCATCCTCGGCCCCAACGGCGCCGGCAAGACCACCCTGCTCAACCTCGCCTCCAGCTACCTCTTCCCGACCACCGGCGACGTCACCATCCTCGGTGAGCGGCTCGGCAAGGTGGACGTCTTCGACCTGCGCCCCCGCATCGGCATGGCCGGCATCGCCATGTCCGAGAAGCTGCCCAAGCGCCAGACCGTCCTCCAGACCGTCCTGACGGCCGCCTACGGCATGACCGCGACCTGGAACGAGGACTACGACGCCGTCGACGAACAGCGCGCCCGCGCCTTCCTCGACCGCCTCGGCATGACCGAGTTCCTCGACCGCAGGTTCGGCACGCTCTCCGAGGGCGAGCGCAAGCGCACCCTCATCGCCCGCGCCATGATGACCGACCCCGAGCTGCTGCTCCTGGACGAGCCCGCCGCCGGACTCGACCTCGGGGGCCGCGAGGACCTCGTACGGCGGCTCGGCCGGCTCGCCCGCGACCCGTACGCCCCCTCCATGATCATGGTGACCCACCATGTCGAGGAGATCGCCCCCGGCTTCACGCACGTCCTCATGATCCGCCAGGGCAAGGTGCTCGCCGCCGGCCCCATGGAGACGGAACTGACCTCGCGCAACCTCTCCCTCTGCTTCGGCCTCCCGCTCCTCGTCGAGCGCAACGGCGAACGCTGGACCGCGCACGGACTTCCGCTCGGCTGA
- a CDS encoding NfeD family protein: MEIDAWVWWLIGAVGLGIPLVVTAMPEFGMFSAGAVAAAITAALGGGVVAQVLVFVVVSVALIAVVRPYAARQRSANPDANTGIDALKGRQAVVLERVDRAGGRIKLAGEVWSARSYDEDRSFEPGQNVDVVEIDGATAVVM; this comes from the coding sequence GTGGAAATCGACGCGTGGGTGTGGTGGCTGATCGGGGCCGTCGGGCTGGGTATTCCGCTGGTCGTCACGGCGATGCCCGAGTTCGGCATGTTCTCCGCCGGAGCGGTGGCCGCCGCGATCACGGCGGCGCTGGGCGGTGGTGTGGTCGCCCAAGTCCTGGTGTTCGTCGTGGTGTCGGTCGCTCTCATCGCCGTCGTACGGCCCTACGCGGCCCGGCAGCGCAGCGCGAACCCCGACGCCAACACCGGCATCGACGCGCTGAAAGGCCGTCAGGCCGTTGTCCTGGAACGGGTGGACCGCGCCGGAGGCCGGATCAAACTCGCCGGCGAGGTCTGGTCGGCGCGCAGTTACGACGAGGACCGCTCGTTCGAACCCGGCCAGAACGTCGACGTCGTCGAGATCGACGGTGCGACAGCCGTCGTGATGTGA
- a CDS encoding SPFH domain-containing protein has translation MPSIIIVLVILVVLVFIALVKTIQVIPQASAAIVERFGRYTRTLNAGLNIVVPFIDSIRNRIDLREQVVPFPPQPVITQDNLVVNIDTVIYYQVTDARAATYEVASYIQAIEQLTVTTLRNIIGGMDLERTLTSREEINAALRGVLDEATGKWGIRVNRVELKAIEPPTSIQDSMEKQMRADRDKRAAILTAEGIRQSQILTAEGEKQSSILRAEGDAKAAALRAEGEAQAIRTVFESIHAGDPDQKLLAYQYLQMLPKIAEGDANKLWIVPSEIGDALKGLSGAFDNLGGGMPGFNTSGKERRQTPPLD, from the coding sequence ATGCCATCAATCATCATCGTCCTGGTCATCCTGGTGGTGCTTGTATTCATCGCCCTGGTCAAGACCATTCAGGTCATCCCCCAGGCGAGCGCCGCCATCGTGGAGCGGTTCGGCCGCTACACCCGCACGCTCAACGCGGGTCTGAACATCGTGGTCCCGTTCATCGACTCGATCCGTAACCGCATCGACCTCCGTGAACAGGTCGTCCCGTTCCCGCCCCAGCCGGTGATCACCCAGGACAACCTGGTGGTCAACATCGACACCGTCATCTACTACCAGGTGACCGACGCCAGGGCCGCGACCTACGAAGTCGCCAGCTACATTCAGGCCATCGAGCAGCTCACCGTCACCACCCTGCGCAACATCATCGGTGGCATGGACCTGGAGCGGACCCTCACCTCCCGCGAGGAGATCAACGCGGCCCTGCGCGGCGTCCTCGACGAGGCCACCGGCAAGTGGGGCATCCGCGTCAACCGCGTCGAGCTGAAGGCGATCGAACCGCCCACCTCCATCCAGGACTCGATGGAGAAGCAGATGCGCGCCGACCGTGACAAGCGCGCCGCGATCCTCACCGCGGAAGGCATCCGCCAGTCGCAGATCCTCACCGCCGAGGGTGAGAAGCAGTCCTCTATCCTGCGCGCCGAAGGTGACGCCAAGGCCGCCGCCCTGCGCGCCGAGGGCGAGGCCCAGGCCATCCGCACGGTCTTCGAGTCCATCCACGCGGGCGACCCGGACCAGAAGCTCCTCGCCTACCAGTACCTCCAGATGCTCCCCAAGATCGCCGAAGGCGACGCCAACAAGCTCTGGATCGTGCCCAGCGAGATCGGCGACGCCCTCAAGGGACTCAGCGGAGCCTTCGACAACCTCGGCGGCGGCATGCCCGGCTTCAACACCAGCGGCAAGGAACGCAGGCAGACCCCGCCGCTCGACTGA